In Chryseobacterium scophthalmum, the genomic stretch ATAATAAATAAGAATGAATACGAAAATAATAGTGTACAAAGACCATCTTCCTCTAAAAAACTTTTGAAGCGTTTCATTTCCGTCTAAAATACCAGAATCTGCAAGCCAATATCCTAAACTTATAATCACAGGAATAACAACTAACGACATCACCGTCAAATCTACCAACCAATGAAAGAAACGCTGCCACTTTCCGGTATCTGTAACGATCGTTTTGCTCTCAGTTATTATTACGTCTATTTCTTTTTCGCTTTTAATCAGTTTTAAAACTCGATAACTTACATACAAAACACCCATTAAAGCAAGATAACCGATGATTATAGAAAATATTTGCAGAGACGTTACATCCTGCCATTTTGTAAGGAAAAATTTATAAAATGTACTTTGTAAAAGCACAATAATAGCATTAAAAAAAATCACAGAAAATACAAAACCAATGAAGCGGGTTTCTTTTCCTTTAGTTTTTATGAACTGCAGCGAACCAATGAATAGCAACAGATAAAAGACAAAATTCCAAATATCAATATGCTCAAATCGATTGGTAAAATCTAGATTTAATGTGCTGAATGAAAATAAAATTCGAAAAATTTCAGGAATTGTATTAAACTGCGATGCTCCATTCCATACCCTGAAAAACGAATAAAAGCAACTTAAAATACCAATGAGGGATATTGCCAGCGAACTGATGGCAATAAATCTGTAGTTTTTTTCCATAAAATGATCGAAATTTATTTTAAACTAATCTCTATACTTCTTTATCAAAATAAAGCATATAAAATTTCCCTTTCTCATCCTGCCCCTGCTCTAGCATTTTTCGATCACCATGAATGTAAATATGGAAATTTTTATCTAATTTAATAATACTTTTGAAATGTCGCTGAGTTTTTTTCACTGCCGCTTCACTTATCGGGAATTCTTCTGCAATATTGATCTGCATTTCCTGTTCGTAATCGGTTTTATAATTGTTAAAACTTTCAATTACATGCTCGTCTTTCAAAACTTCAGCAGCAAATTCATCCAGTTTAAACTCTTCTTTTTCTTTAAAGAAATTAATAGACTGGTTCAGAAAATCAGCCTGATCTGCTCTTGAAACTTCAAATTCCTGAGGAAGCTGTTTGGTGATATAATCTTTGTAAACCATCAAAGCTTCCTGCGTGTGAAAATATTCATCGTCACGCTGTTTTACCTTTAAGAAATCTTCAAACCAGTAATACATATCTCCGTTTTTGTTGTTGTCAACCACGGAAAGTACATATCCACTTTCTTTATTGTTATTATAGATTAAAGCAGCTTTATCGATTTTTGAAAGGCTGATTCCCTGATCTTTTTCAATTTCAAACCCTTCGACTTCGCTCAGGGTGCTGCCATTTTTAGGGAAAATCTTTAAGAAAGAATCTCTTTTTTCGGTTTTAAAAATCCCTATTTTATCAACTCTTTCGTCACTTTCTCTTTCGTCTTCAAAGAATACGATGAATAATTCTCCACCCTGAACTCTTGGGTTTTCTGCAGCTTCGAAAAGATGTTTTGCAATATTTTCTGCTTCCCAAAGGAACTTCGCTTTATCGTCAAAAATTTCAGATACCGAACTGAAAACCGGATTATTTACCAAATAAGAATCGCTGTAAAATTGGTAGGTTTCTTCTGTTTTAAAAGAACCTAAAAAGTAATTTTCAAGCATTTCTACCGTGCCTTCATCCAATTGAAGCTCTTCCTGTGAAAGTATAAGTGATTCTCCGTTGATTTTATTTCCGACTCTGTGGACTACAATTTTTGTAAACATCTCTGATTTTTATGGATTGCAAATATATTTATTCTGAAAATTAAAATCGACTAATTGTATCTTTTCTTTAACTGAATATCTTTAATTGATAACCCTTTTAGCATTTTGAATCTTTGTCTTTCAAAAATAAGTGAAACGGCTTTGTTTACCCTAACTGCAGTATTTTTATTAATTCTTTGTATATCCTTGCGTTTTTTTACTTCCAAGGCAAACAAAGTTTTTACAATAAATGCTCTTTTTTAAGATAAACAAAGGCATTTCATTTAGAAAATGAAATACAATTATTTAAATATCAATCATTAAAGGTATTTGCAAAATGCACAGCGGGTTAATTAATAATATTTTCAGAACAACGCAAAGATTGATTTAATAAATAAAGTCTTTAAGCAGCAAAGATGGCAACAAGTTGCTGATTAAGCTTGAAAAATAGGTATTTGAAATCAATTTTTGTTGCTCGAATTTTTGTTATTACAAAAAATGAGAGCCCAATTTTCTTTAATTCTGAAAATTTAAAAATTTCATCAAAATCTGAATTTAAAATTTTCATTACAAAATTTAAATGTTTCATTTTAAAACAATAAAAACCAATCTCAATTAATTGCATTAAAAATCAATTCATTATATATTTAATCACTAAACAAAGAGATAATATTTCATCAAAACAACTATTAATAAAAGACTTACCAAAAGCTTTGCAATTAAAACAAAATTAACATGAAGAGCAATTTTTTAACATTATGATGAAGAAATTGGTACGCTTTTAGCTAATACAAGAATGTTTTGAAAAATATTTAAAATGAAAAATATTGAGAAGAAAGTAATTAATGAAAATGGGGCAATTGAACATTTAAAAGTATTCTATCCTTCGTTACAAAAGGAGATCGTGCAACTTTCAGCACAAGATAATTTTGCAGGAATCATTCAGACAACCGTAGATCACTTAAAAAATCTATTGCAGGAATCAAAGATTAATATTGTAAATCACAACATCAAAATGATGGACTGGTTGTACAGAAACGGAACGCAAAACGTAAAACAGATTATTGAGAATCTTTTTGTAAGATCTTTCAGAAGTTTTAAAAAACAAACCGACACTCACCAATGGAATATGTTATATCAATATATGCCGGTAAGTTTTCAGAAGATTTATGTAAAGCAGTCAAAAATGGACGAAATCTTATTTAAAAGACACTAAATCAAATTATATATAACGAAAAATCCCGGAGCAAATTTGCTTCGGGATTTTCTATTTTTATGAAGGTAAAGTTGATTGACATTCATTTTCAGAAACATCAATCAACTTAAAAAAAATTTAAGGATTCTGTTCATATCCCGCAACCTGAATTTGAGATAAAGGAATCTGATACAGATAATCATTGGTTGTAATCGTAAAGTTGTAATTAAGACTTGCTGCAGCTTGGTTGATGACATTTACAGCCGTATTCCAACGTACCAAATCATGCCAATAAACACCTTCACCTGCAAATTCAACTCTTCTTTCTTTTCGAAGCGCCGTGGTAAAATCATTCGCAGAAATAGAGGTAGAAACCGCTGTAAGACCTGCTCTCTGACGAATTTTGTTTAAATATGGAACCGCAGCAGCTGTATTTCCTTGACTATTTAAAACTTCTGCATACATCAAAAGAACGTCTGCATAACGTATAATCGGGAAATTAATCGGCCAGTCGTAACGATTAGTTAGAACGATTCCTTTTTCACGGAATTTTACAAAAAATTTAGCCTGATCCGGTTGACCATTTTGCGCAATGAAGCTGGTTTTAATTGTTAACGGAAGTCTCAAATCTCCTGGTTCATAGGCATCAATCAATGATTGTGAAACACCTAATTCCGCAGAACTAAACAAACTTCCTTGCGGATTGTAGAAAGGATCAGTCACTCCAAAATTTGGTGAGACATAACTTGGCAAATAAGAACCTTGAGACAAACCGCCACTGATATGCTGAATTTCGAAAATATGGTATTTATTATCATTCGCACTTTTAAATAAATCTGCGTAATTAGGCGCAAAGGTGACAAACTGACCTTCTCCCTGAATAACGGTAAATAAATGGTCTTTTGCTTTGGCAACATACGCTCCATTATTGAGCGGATAACCAGACCCGGTAAGATAAATTCTTCCTAACATGGCATGAGCCGCTGATTTTGTTATTCTTCCTTTGTTTGCATTATCGTAGGTGTTTTTTAAACCTCCAATAGATGATTCAATCTCTGAAGTAATGAAATTATAAAGCGTTGCCAAATCTGTTCTTTGAATTGTGGCAGCTTCTTCCGGACTTACAGGATGATCGATTAAAGGAACTTTTCCGAAACTTCGCATCAGCTCAAAATAAGCATAGGCTCTTAAAAAACGGGCTTCAGATCGATACTGTTCCTTTGTTGCCGCCACTGCAAAAGGTACAGCATCAATTCTTGATAAAAGCATATTGGCGTAAGAAATCTGCTGATAAGCATCTTCCCAAAGAATTTCCATTTCTTCTGTAGAAGAAGTATCCTGAAAGCGATTGATGGCGTAATAATCTCTATTTCCGTTTTGCGAGATGGCATTAAAATTATTAGAACGAACTTCTGACGCCAATAAATAAAAATTAACATCATAGCCACCTCTTGATGAGGAATTTATCATCGCAGAATATACTCCAGACAACGCCTGCTGAATCTGTAATTCTGTCGTATAAAAAGAATTTTGGGTAATATTATTTTCCGGTTCGAGTCTTAAATCGTCTTCACAACTCAGCATTCCCAACATCATTGTTCCACATACCAATGCTTTTGTGAGAGATTTCATATTTAAGAAAGACATATTTTTTTTATAATTGATTTTCATTTTTTAAAAATTTAGAAGTTAAAGTTTAAGCCCATCATATATACTTTTGCATTAGGATATGCTCCGTAATCGGTACCGTCTGATTGTACAGATTCTGGGTTGTAGCCACCATAATAATGATCTTTTCTCCAGACATTTTCTAAGCTGACATACACTCTTAGATTAGAAATTTTTAATTTTTTCACTAATTCCTGCTCAAAATTATATCCTAAAGTCACATTTTTCAGCTGAATGTAAGTCGCATCATACAACCATCTTGTATCTAAAAGACTTCCTGTAGTACCGTCTAATCTTGGTGTTTTTCCGTCTCCCGGATCTGCATCAGAACGCCAACGATTTGCCCAGTTCCCCATTACGTTAGTTGTAGTTCCCATTCCGGTACGGTCAATTGCACGTCCAAGCAATGCATAACTATATCCACCTTTCTGACCTTGGAAAAACACAGAAAGATCAAAACCTTTATAAGAAAATGTATTGGTAAACCCCCAATAATAATCAGGAGTAGGACTTCCTACAATATGACGGTCATTTTCGTCAATTTTCCCATCACCGTTAAAATCTCTGTATTTAACGTCTCCTGCAATCGCTCCAGTTGTTTTGGCAACTGCTGAATTATTAATATCTGCAGTAGAAAGCACCCCAATCGCTTCATATAAATAAAATGAATTAAGCTCTTCCCCTACCTTAATAATATTGGTACTGCTGCTAAAACCTGTATAAATAGGCGCATTATCACTTCCCAATTGTAAAACTTTATTATTATTGAAGGCAATATTCGCCGAAGTATTCCATTTAAATGCTCCCGTTAAGTTTTTTGTGCTTAGTTCGAATTCTAAACCTTTGTTTTGAACCGAACCTACATTCTTCCACATAATATTGTAGCCTGTTGTATAAGGAATTGGCTGCTGCAAAAGAAGATCATTGGTTTTTTTGATGTAATAATCTGCTGTAAAATCAATTCTGTTGAATAAGCCTAATTCAAAACCAAAATCTGAAGACTGTGTTTTTTCCCAGGTTAAATTCGGATTGGGAATTGTATTGGGTATTAAACCGTTTGATAAGCCTCCGCCAAATGAATAATTACCTCCGGCAAGTGTACCAAAAGCACGGTAATCTCCAATGTTATTATTCCCATTTTCTCCCCAACTGTATCTTAGTTTTAAATTGCTTAACCATGTTTTATCTTTAAAAAATTCTTCTTCATCCATTTTCCATGCTCCCCCAAATGCTGCGAAAGTTCCATAAAGATTGTTCCATCCAAATCTGGATGAGCCATCTCTACGAATACTTGCAAATAGCATATATTTTTTTTGGTAGTCATAGTTTACACGACCAAACAATGAAGTCAACATCCATTCTGAAGCAGTATATTCTGAGTTTAATACTGATGCAGACTGAGTGAAGTTAAACGTTTTTAAATCATCATTCGCAAAACCTTTGTTACGATTATATTGCGAAGTCGTTCTGTAGTTTTCTGCACTATATCCGGCAAGAGCGGCAATAGTATGGCTTCCGAAAGTCTTTTTATAATTTAATAAAGCCTCTCCTAAATATCGGTTATAATTTACCGTTCTTCTGCTCGCAATACTTACCTGCCCCGGAATATTGGTAACTAAATTAAAAGTTGGAATGTAACCCGTATTGATATTAAAATTATTTGTAGCACCTCCCGAAATTTTAAAATTTAAACCCGGTAAAATATCATAAGACATGTACATCGTAGACAACAATCTGAACTCATTGGTATCATTCGTTGTGTTTTCTAAAGTTCCAATCGGGCTTACTGTAGAACCAGCCCATCTGTATCTTATATTTTTCCAGAAATTGGTATAAAGACCTGCAGATAATTCTGCAACAGGAACCATAGAAAGCATTTTATGCGCTTCATTATCTTTTCCGTCTACTGCAGCTCCGTAACTTTGAGAATAACTTGGTCGTAAAGTAATTCCCGCTTTCCATTTATCAGAAATGTTGACATCAATAACTGCACTTAAATTGAATCTATTAAAACCAGTATTTAGCGCCATACCTTCCTGATCAAAATACGCAGCCGAAATCGCATATTTTACATTCTGACTTCCTCCTCTTACCGATAACTGATAATTCTGAATTGCGGCTGGACGATAAAAAGCATCCTGCCAATCAATATTTGCAACCTGATCGGTTCCCCATCTCGGATCTACCATATAAGTAATATTTGCTAAATTATAATCGGTAGTATTTGCCAGATTAAAATAATTTGCTCTTACCGCATAGCTGTCTGAAGCTGAATTACCAGGAGATAAAGCCACCCATCTTTTATTAATAGATTCGGTTGCATAATCAATCCATTCTGCACTGTTCATGATGTCCAGCTTTTTTTCAATAGTCTGAACCCCATAATACTGGGAAAATGAGAATGACGGCTTTCCAGAAACTCCTTTTTTGGTTGTTACAATCACAATTCCGTTAGAACCTCGTGATCCGTACATTGCTGTAGATGCGGCATCTTTAAGTACTTCAATCGATTGCACATCATCCGGAGAAATGTTGGCCATATCATCCGCTACCATTCCATCTACTACATAAAGAGGAGAATTACTTGCCGATATCGAAGCCGAACCACGAACTCTGATTTCCAGTGGCTCTCCCGGTTTTCCTGAAGTAGCACGGGTTTTAACACCTGCAATCTGTCCTGTTAATGCCTGATCAACCCGTGAAATAGGACGATCTTTAAAACTTGAGACATTCACTTTTCCGACAGAACCGGTAACTTCTCCTTTTTTTTGTGTACCATAAGCAATAACGACTACTTCCTCTATCTCCTTTGTTTTAGATTTTGTACTATCCGTGGTCTTATTGGTAGATTGTTTTTCCTGTGCGAAGATAAAACTTGTGGTACTTAGTAAAATACCAAGAGTTATTATAGATTTCTTCATTTCGTGACTGGTGATTAATAATTATTACTTTTATACTTTCTCGTAAATTAAAACGTAAGAAAAGTTAAATCTGGAAAGACATGATATTTCTCATATTTTTATTTTTATAAAAGTATACTTATCGAAAATTTCTGCTATCCTGCTGTTACCTGCTCAAATCTCTTTAAAAAGAAATACTGGCAAATAATTTATTTAAAGCCAACTTTTAAGCTATATTTTTTCAAAAAAAGAAAAGATTTTCAAGCTTATACACTCAGATTTGATAGAAATCTGTTTCGAAATATTTTCATACAATCTCAATGTTGGCTTTGTTTTTGCCAAGCAAGAGGTATGAAAACAATTTTTATCGTAGAAGATGAGACAGGCATCAGAGATGCATTACAATTGCTCCTGTCATTCGAAAATTATGACGTACGTTCATTTGCAACCGTTGAAGCCTTCAACAATAGAGATCAATCGGTTATTCCGGATGTTTTTATTTTAGATGTAAGATTACCCGATGGTTCAGGAACCGATTTATGCAATCAAATAAAAGAAGATGAAGCTACCTCAAAAATTCCTGTAATGATCATCAGTGCTCATGCAAAAGCCGAAAATGTAATCAATTCTTGTGATGCCGATGAATTTATTTCTAAACCATTTGACATTGATGATGTTCTTGTTAAAATTGAAAAACTAACGGCTTAATACTCTATCAATTATTATAAATAAAAACACTCTGAAGCATCTTGTTTTAGGGTGTTTTGTTTTTATTGAAAAAAAGAAATTCAAGGTTTATAAAATCTAAAATTTTCATTTAATACTTGTTTTGCTAACTTTTGAATAATTTAATACCATCATAAAATCTTTTGTCGCTTTTGCAGTTAAAGAAGTATTTTTCAATACTTTTGTGTACGCTTTAGGGGTATTCTGAAAAGAATTGAGAGAGTCCCTTTGAACCTGATACGGCTTACACCGACGTAGGGAAAAGCAATATGTCATATTCTAAAATGATGACTGTTGTTCCGGATTTATCCTAAAGCTTTTATTGATAAAAATATTAGAATGGAAAATAATCTTTGGAACAATATCCTTCAAGTACGCAACACTTCTCCCCTTGTTCACAGTATCACCAATTATGTGGTAATGAACAGCACTGCCAATGCGGTTTTAGCAATTGGCGCATCACCTATAATGGCTCATGCAAAATCTGAAGTGGAAGAAATGGTAAATATTTCGCACTCACTGGTTGTCAATATCGGTACAGTTGATGAATATTGGGAAGAATCAATTCTTCTGGCTGTAAAAAAAGCGAATGAATTAAACAAACCCTGGATTTTAGATCCTGTTGGATCCGGAGCAACCTCTTATCGTGATTCGGTTTTAAGTAAGATTCTTTCTTTAAACCCGACCGTTATCAGAGGAAATGCCTCTGAAATTATCGCTCTTTCAAAAGCCAGTAAAACCATTACAAAAGGAGTCGACAGTACAGCAAAAAGTAATGAAGCTGTAGAAGCTGCCAAAATATTAGTTCAAAACCACAAATCATTAGTTTGTATTTCAGGAGAAACCGATATCATCATTAGTGAAAATCAAGAAATTCATTTAAAAAATGGTCATCCGATGATGACAAAAGTTACCGGATTGGGTTGTACAGCAACTGCACTGATTGGTTCTTTTATCGGAGTTATTGATGACAAAACAGAAGCTATTATTGCTGCAATGAGTTTATTGGGTATCGCAGGAGAAATAGCAGCTAAACAAAGTGCAGGTCCGGGAAGTTTACAACTCAATATCATTGATAAACTGTACAATATTACAGAAGATGAGTTTTATGATCATTTAAAAATGCTAAAACAATGATTTTAAAACCATCATTTCCCTATCAGTTATATTTGGTGATTTCAGAGAAAGATTGTTTAGGAAAAGACTTTCTTGAAGTTGCAGAAAAATCGATTCTAGGTGGTGTTGATATTATTCAGCTGCGTGAAAAAAATACCTCAACAGAAGATTTTCTTCGAAAAGCATTTACATTAAAAGAAATCACTGATAAATACAATATTCCGCTTATTATTAATGATCATTTTGAGGTTGCTGAAAAAATTGGTTCAGCAGGAATTCATGTCGGGAATAATGATAAATCTCCGTCAAGTCTCAGAAATGAATTGTTTTTTAAAGATAAAATGATCGGATATTCTATTGAATATTTAAGCCAACTTGAAAATGTAAACACAGAATTGTCAGATTACCTGGGAATCAGTCCCATATTTA encodes the following:
- a CDS encoding nucleoid-associated protein translates to MFTKIVVHRVGNKINGESLILSQEELQLDEGTVEMLENYFLGSFKTEETYQFYSDSYLVNNPVFSSVSEIFDDKAKFLWEAENIAKHLFEAAENPRVQGGELFIVFFEDERESDERVDKIGIFKTEKRDSFLKIFPKNGSTLSEVEGFEIEKDQGISLSKIDKAALIYNNNKESGYVLSVVDNNKNGDMYYWFEDFLKVKQRDDEYFHTQEALMVYKDYITKQLPQEFEVSRADQADFLNQSINFFKEKEEFKLDEFAAEVLKDEHVIESFNNYKTDYEQEMQINIAEEFPISEAAVKKTQRHFKSIIKLDKNFHIYIHGDRKMLEQGQDEKGKFYMLYFDKEV
- a CDS encoding DUF7674 family protein; the encoded protein is MKNIEKKVINENGAIEHLKVFYPSLQKEIVQLSAQDNFAGIIQTTVDHLKNLLQESKINIVNHNIKMMDWLYRNGTQNVKQIIENLFVRSFRSFKKQTDTHQWNMLYQYMPVSFQKIYVKQSKMDEILFKRH
- a CDS encoding RagB/SusD family nutrient uptake outer membrane protein, whose amino-acid sequence is MKSLTKALVCGTMMLGMLSCEDDLRLEPENNITQNSFYTTELQIQQALSGVYSAMINSSSRGGYDVNFYLLASEVRSNNFNAISQNGNRDYYAINRFQDTSSTEEMEILWEDAYQQISYANMLLSRIDAVPFAVAATKEQYRSEARFLRAYAYFELMRSFGKVPLIDHPVSPEEAATIQRTDLATLYNFITSEIESSIGGLKNTYDNANKGRITKSAAHAMLGRIYLTGSGYPLNNGAYVAKAKDHLFTVIQGEGQFVTFAPNYADLFKSANDNKYHIFEIQHISGGLSQGSYLPSYVSPNFGVTDPFYNPQGSLFSSAELGVSQSLIDAYEPGDLRLPLTIKTSFIAQNGQPDQAKFFVKFREKGIVLTNRYDWPINFPIIRYADVLLMYAEVLNSQGNTAAAVPYLNKIRQRAGLTAVSTSISANDFTTALRKERRVEFAGEGVYWHDLVRWNTAVNVINQAAASLNYNFTITTNDYLYQIPLSQIQVAGYEQNP
- a CDS encoding SusC/RagA family TonB-linked outer membrane protein; the protein is MKKSIITLGILLSTTSFIFAQEKQSTNKTTDSTKSKTKEIEEVVVIAYGTQKKGEVTGSVGKVNVSSFKDRPISRVDQALTGQIAGVKTRATSGKPGEPLEIRVRGSASISASNSPLYVVDGMVADDMANISPDDVQSIEVLKDAASTAMYGSRGSNGIVIVTTKKGVSGKPSFSFSQYYGVQTIEKKLDIMNSAEWIDYATESINKRWVALSPGNSASDSYAVRANYFNLANTTDYNLANITYMVDPRWGTDQVANIDWQDAFYRPAAIQNYQLSVRGGSQNVKYAISAAYFDQEGMALNTGFNRFNLSAVIDVNISDKWKAGITLRPSYSQSYGAAVDGKDNEAHKMLSMVPVAELSAGLYTNFWKNIRYRWAGSTVSPIGTLENTTNDTNEFRLLSTMYMSYDILPGLNFKISGGATNNFNINTGYIPTFNLVTNIPGQVSIASRRTVNYNRYLGEALLNYKKTFGSHTIAALAGYSAENYRTTSQYNRNKGFANDDLKTFNFTQSASVLNSEYTASEWMLTSLFGRVNYDYQKKYMLFASIRRDGSSRFGWNNLYGTFAAFGGAWKMDEEEFFKDKTWLSNLKLRYSWGENGNNNIGDYRAFGTLAGGNYSFGGGLSNGLIPNTIPNPNLTWEKTQSSDFGFELGLFNRIDFTADYYIKKTNDLLLQQPIPYTTGYNIMWKNVGSVQNKGLEFELSTKNLTGAFKWNTSANIAFNNNKVLQLGSDNAPIYTGFSSSTNIIKVGEELNSFYLYEAIGVLSTADINNSAVAKTTGAIAGDVKYRDFNGDGKIDENDRHIVGSPTPDYYWGFTNTFSYKGFDLSVFFQGQKGGYSYALLGRAIDRTGMGTTTNVMGNWANRWRSDADPGDGKTPRLDGTTGSLLDTRWLYDATYIQLKNVTLGYNFEQELVKKLKISNLRVYVSLENVWRKDHYYGGYNPESVQSDGTDYGAYPNAKVYMMGLNFNF
- a CDS encoding response regulator — protein: MKTIFIVEDETGIRDALQLLLSFENYDVRSFATVEAFNNRDQSVIPDVFILDVRLPDGSGTDLCNQIKEDEATSKIPVMIISAHAKAENVINSCDADEFISKPFDIDDVLVKIEKLTA
- the thiM gene encoding hydroxyethylthiazole kinase, yielding MENNLWNNILQVRNTSPLVHSITNYVVMNSTANAVLAIGASPIMAHAKSEVEEMVNISHSLVVNIGTVDEYWEESILLAVKKANELNKPWILDPVGSGATSYRDSVLSKILSLNPTVIRGNASEIIALSKASKTITKGVDSTAKSNEAVEAAKILVQNHKSLVCISGETDIIISENQEIHLKNGHPMMTKVTGLGCTATALIGSFIGVIDDKTEAIIAAMSLLGIAGEIAAKQSAGPGSLQLNIIDKLYNITEDEFYDHLKMLKQ
- the thiE gene encoding thiamine phosphate synthase, with the translated sequence MILKPSFPYQLYLVISEKDCLGKDFLEVAEKSILGGVDIIQLREKNTSTEDFLRKAFTLKEITDKYNIPLIINDHFEVAEKIGSAGIHVGNNDKSPSSLRNELFFKDKMIGYSIEYLSQLENVNTELSDYLGISPIFSTDTKKDTVTEWGLEGLSKIRSLTDKPLVAIGNINSSNVASIIKAGADTLAVVSAICSAKNPEKAAYKIKNEIVK